One window of the Deltaproteobacteria bacterium genome contains the following:
- the mnmA gene encoding tRNA 2-thiouridine(34) synthase MnmA has protein sequence MSHRVAIALSGGVDSLVSASILKDEGHEVFGVHFITRGGKPPDVDIGEDAEIETASSVINGPLGRAAETLGIELYALDLKEAFTESVVRPFVLEYARGRTPNPCVACNRDIKFGALLEKVTELGATHLATGHYAGIVVDAQGRPSLVKGADASKDQSYFLAMVKKQALGHILFPLARLTKDKVREMARARSLSGIVRSESQDVCFAPGGDYRKILADWGMAGGPGPITDAKGRVLGTHSGLFSYTVGQRRGMGVAADRPLYVLRLEPGENRLVVGYEEEVPALSATVSLINWIEPAPLSPIRVLARVRYRSRPCGALLTPTGETNARLDFDHPVKALSPGQTAVFYSGDVVLGGGIID, from the coding sequence ATGAGCCACAGGGTCGCCATCGCCCTTTCGGGAGGGGTGGACTCGCTGGTTTCGGCCTCCATTCTTAAAGACGAGGGCCACGAGGTTTTCGGGGTCCACTTCATCACCAGGGGCGGAAAACCGCCTGACGTCGACATCGGCGAAGACGCTGAAATCGAGACAGCATCTTCCGTCATCAACGGCCCCCTTGGCAGGGCCGCAGAAACCCTTGGGATCGAGCTTTACGCCCTTGACCTCAAGGAGGCCTTCACCGAAAGCGTTGTGCGCCCTTTCGTTCTGGAATACGCAAGGGGCCGCACTCCCAACCCCTGCGTTGCCTGCAACCGGGATATCAAGTTCGGCGCACTCCTGGAAAAGGTCACGGAACTGGGGGCGACGCACCTCGCCACCGGCCACTACGCGGGAATCGTCGTGGATGCCCAAGGCCGCCCAAGCCTCGTTAAGGGCGCGGACGCCTCAAAGGACCAGTCCTACTTTCTGGCCATGGTGAAAAAACAGGCCCTTGGACATATCCTGTTCCCCCTCGCCCGGCTCACCAAGGATAAGGTGCGCGAAATGGCCCGTGCGCGCAGCCTTTCGGGAATCGTCAGGTCCGAAAGCCAGGACGTGTGCTTCGCCCCAGGCGGCGATTACCGGAAAATCCTGGCCGACTGGGGCATGGCGGGCGGCCCCGGCCCCATAACGGACGCCAAAGGCAGGGTTCTGGGAACCCATTCCGGGCTTTTTTCCTATACCGTGGGCCAGCGCCGGGGCATGGGGGTGGCCGCCGACCGCCCCCTTTACGTGCTGCGCCTGGAACCGGGCGAAAACCGCCTCGTGGTGGGTTACGAGGAAGAGGTTCCGGCCCTTTCCGCAACTGTTTCGCTCATCAACTGGATAGAGCCCGCGCCTTTGTCGCCCATAAGGGTTTTGGCCAGGGTCCGCTACCGCAGCCGCCCCTGCGGAGCGCTTCTGACCCCCACGGGCGAAACTAATGCGCGCCTTGATTTCGATCATCCCGTAAAAGCCTTAAGCCCCGGCCAGACAGCCGTTTTTTACAGCGGAGACGTCGTTCTGGGCGGAGGAATCATCGATTGA
- a CDS encoding 4Fe-4S dicluster domain-containing protein, with product MYSKMLILKFPRNSVQEPVVCNLAKNFDLTFTILNASISPRKEGQMVLQLTGSRQNFDQGVLYLKDRGILVSSTGEQIGRNDDRCVHCGTCTAVCPTGALSIERPLMSVIFDQEKCSVCKMCVSVCPYHAMELRPAENGDSDSE from the coding sequence ATGTATTCCAAGATGCTCATCTTGAAGTTTCCCAGAAATTCGGTCCAGGAGCCGGTTGTCTGCAACCTCGCCAAGAATTTCGATCTCACCTTCACGATTCTGAACGCCTCCATCTCCCCCCGCAAGGAGGGCCAGATGGTGCTCCAGCTAACCGGAAGCCGCCAGAACTTCGACCAGGGGGTTCTTTACCTCAAGGACCGGGGCATACTGGTTTCCAGCACGGGCGAACAGATAGGAAGAAACGACGACCGCTGCGTCCACTGCGGCACCTGTACGGCGGTGTGCCCCACAGGGGCCCTGTCCATCGAGCGGCCCTTGATGAGCGTTATCTTTGACCAGGAAAAATGCTCGGTCTGCAAGATGTGCGTCTCCGTGTGCCCCTACCACGCCATGGAGCTTCGACCCGCCGAAAACGGCGACTCCGACTCCGAATGA
- a CDS encoding enoyl-CoA hydratase, translating into MENPATVLYEIVESTAVLTLNRPERRNAISQDLLQNLYTLLKKADADPAVRAIVLTGAGDSFCSGLDLARLSTDNLMDPLGDGTDLLDLVAGLTKPLVGAVNGHAITGGFELALNCDFLIASENASFCDSHAKVGIHPGWGMTQLLRQAVGVRMARQMSLTCKFIDSQTALRAGLVNEVVPREALLPRVLEICRDIAATNAEMNGVVRNLIRKGAALPFGEAMALEKAGFMEFLKKAGMLKS; encoded by the coding sequence ATGGAAAATCCCGCAACCGTGCTTTATGAGATTGTCGAATCCACGGCGGTTCTCACATTAAACCGCCCGGAGCGCAGAAACGCCATAAGCCAGGACCTTCTTCAAAACCTCTACACCCTTCTAAAAAAGGCCGACGCCGACCCCGCAGTACGGGCCATAGTGCTCACCGGCGCGGGCGACTCCTTCTGTTCGGGCTTGGACCTTGCACGGCTTTCCACGGATAACCTCATGGACCCCCTGGGCGACGGCACGGACCTTTTAGACCTAGTGGCCGGGCTCACCAAGCCCCTTGTGGGGGCCGTGAACGGTCACGCCATAACGGGCGGCTTCGAGCTGGCCTTAAACTGCGATTTTCTGATCGCCTCCGAAAACGCCTCCTTTTGCGACAGCCACGCCAAGGTAGGCATCCATCCGGGATGGGGCATGACCCAGCTTCTGAGGCAGGCCGTGGGGGTTCGCATGGCCCGCCAGATGTCGCTAACGTGCAAATTCATCGACTCCCAAACGGCCCTTCGGGCGGGCCTTGTGAACGAGGTGGTTCCCCGCGAGGCGCTTCTGCCCCGTGTTCTCGAAATCTGCCGGGACATCGCCGCAACCAACGCTGAAATGAACGGGGTGGTCAGGAACCTCATCCGCAAGGGGGCGGCCCTCCCCTTCGGCGAGGCCATGGCCCTGGAAAAGGCCGGTTTCATGGAATTTCTGAAAAAGGCGGGGATGCTGAAATCTTAA